One genomic window of Punica granatum isolate Tunisia-2019 chromosome 1, ASM765513v2, whole genome shotgun sequence includes the following:
- the LOC116192098 gene encoding uncharacterized protein LOC116192098 isoform X1, giving the protein MASATVDSSATATPTATAADDSRHLRFESLPLIDLRLLSQSELYSLSLLSSPSPSSSSSCQDDVVIPIPKIDRSVFNESAGSRKQTYFRLRLAPRTTSNPPHPPAPISRQKNPEPFEEENSRIISLLKGLFYPHAESEPPLPTTPEDESSLIAVPVRYDESVPETSDSVLQSIPIGVVDLGFCNRKRGRPRKPEASLVNFESLSEGKEVLAFEGDEDENSTEKGKAVEVGDLDLFEDELRRRTEGMRTEEELSGFLRGLSGEWGSRRKKRKIVDARSLGDVLPNGWKLLLSIKNDRDRVWLGCSRYISPDGQQFESSKDVSAHLSSSFGVQDATHETSGPVDESSWSACKMASENSADPTHQMDQKQNGVVCLSAVPISSIPADHLNQSPLPTSGSPGKSWTKETYRCHKCTMSFEEKDNLLLHLLSSHKKSRSARNGATSGDSVIMKDGKYECQLCHKLFEEKNRYSSHFGNHIKDYVKRVEACGETNRVQRRTPRMQEQIGTERVSSAMPINTEANKKSSLGLPHAKIGSDAIPKTQERSDGHPVNIPCTEPVAVSKRDEEHVTEYIEKKEIDSGLPNANVEVVDQGGKINTENNVSKDMTTISSSPLKNGTSETPEELKVLENENKVSMDSVSSMEDRRQETVPLNEVFAPTENNNATNNESLVNRLFGSPMEEMDADDGDEVGDNVLISGIEDRCFGLDKGVLNSGTQKISSEGCSLVQFGREEKCITSDDPTGSKTSVLENESGSESRMPSSSQVLSPNDNQNKVGGRSQERVSYNSWNGKKAVDFGENVTERMVPEADNSFPAIPSVNQQNCDFDENVKGFSGSKIQNPWRQQVLESNLLSVHQKSLSPDATVGKISSGTVSNVQLLSESCLDSAVHQQQQVFDSNVLSVHQKSLSPDASAGKISSGTMRNFQPPSESRSDPAVLNHVEKETPSGGIMPVTSPNQQAFVFNTHEARGPTFNEPKEYRGFTGLYAGDRDRVDKSGNLSVSGAEEKQNQGESMSYNKSSFGFDNRYSLQHGGPVTGFEAWANPPSRRVEAVTSDHRGATFFGSAVEESKRSKESAFGFLSPSVGHQQAGGTGYNLDMFYGGAVPDNRRADNVGTLRNEQMTGLYNQQVPKPREEPMAQSMWRVEQNVNILPNSGLNYVPSSAAQPPDCFPAFNMVSDKVQNEFYGSNQKPGNAPAVGGGMKSSGGGGFMEYNFLSAPSSGQGSHISSFNQQMGQGFESNWVEKEALGLFPKMGSSGSSSSGSRQHQVTALCVWCGNQFSHDGDFDVGDGSVGYMCFNCKAKFAGQINFF; this is encoded by the exons ATGGCCTCCGCCACCGTGGACTCCTCCGCCACCGCCACCCCCACCGCCACCGCCGCTGACGACAGCCGCCACCTCCGGTTCGAGAGCCTCCCACTGATCGACCTCCGCCTCCTCTCCCAGTCCGAGCTCTactccctctccctcctctcctccccctctccctcctcctcctcctcctgccaGGACGATGTCGTCATCCCGATCCCCAAAATCGACCGCTCCGTCTTCAACGAGTCCGCCGGTAGCCGTAAACAGACCTACTTCCGCCTCCGCCTGGCCCCCCGCACCACCTCCAACCCTCCCCATCCCCCAGCCCCCATTTCCCGCCAAAAGAACCCCGAGCCCTTCGAGGAAGAGAACTCCCGCATAATCTCCCTGCTCAAAGGCCTCTTCTACCCTCATGCTGAGTCCGAGCCCCCTCTACCTACCACTCCCGAGGACGAAAGTAGCTTGATCGCTGTTCCTGTTAGGTACGATGAGTCTGTTCCCGAGACCTCCGATTCCGTCCTTCAGAGCATCCCAATCGGGGTCGTAGACCTAGGGTTCTGTAATCGGAAGCGGGGGCGGCCGAGAAAGCCTGAGGCTTCTTTAGTGAACTTCGAGAGTTTGAGCGAGGGGAAGGAAGTCCTCGCATTTGAGGGTGACGAGGATGAAAACTCTACTGAGAAGGGAAAGGCAGTGGAGGTCGGAGACTTGGACCTGTTCGAAGACGAATTGAGGAGGAGGACTGAGGGCATGAGGACGGAGGAGGAGCTCTCGGGATTCTTGAGGGGTCTGAGTGGGGAGTGGGGGagcaggaggaagaagaggaagattgTTGATGCGAGGAGTCTCGGGGACGTGCTGCCTAACGGGTGGAAGCTGTTGCTTAGCATCAAGAATGATCGCGATCGAGTTTGGCTCGGTTGTAGCCGATATATAAG CCCTGATGGACAGCAGTTTGAATCCTCCAAGGATGTGTCTGCACACCTGTCCTCATCCTTTGGAGTTCAAGATGCAACTCATGAAACGTCTGGTCCAGTTGATGAAAGTAGCTGGTCTGCTTGCAAAATGGCTTCTGAAAAT TCTGCAGATCCTACTCACCAGATGGACCAGAAGCAGAATGGGGTTGTCTGTCTTTCAGCAGTTCCCATTTCTTCTATTCCTGCCGATCATCTGAACCAATCACCATTACCTACGAGTGGGAGCCCGGGGAAGTCTTGGACAAAAGAGACTTACAGGTGCCACAAGTGCACGATGAGTTTTGAGGAGAAGGACAATTTGCTACTCCATCTTTTATCATCTCACAAGAAGTCAAGAAGTGCGAGAAATGGTGCAACCAGTGGTGATTCGGTGATCATGAAAGATGGAAAGTATGAGTGCCAGTTGTGCCACAAATTGTTTGAGGAGAAAAATCGTTACAGTAGTCATTTCGGGAACCACATCAAGGACTATGTTAAGAGGGTTGAAGCTTGTGGAGAAACTAATCGTGTGCAAAGGAGAACCCCTAGAATGCAAGAACAGATTGGCACTGAAAGAGTTTCTTCTGCTATGCCCATCAATACTGAAGCTAATAAAAAAAGTTCTCTGGGTCTTCCGCATGCTAAAATCGGGTCAGATGCCATCCCCAAAACACAAGAGAGATCAGATGGTCATCCTGTTAATATTCCTTGCACTGAACCTGTGGCAGTGTCAAAGAGAGATGAGGAACATGTCACTGAATATATTGAGAAGAAAGAAATAGATTCTGGCTTACCGAATGCTAACGTCGAAGTGGTTGATCAGGGCGGTAAAATCAATACTGAAAATAATGTTAGCAAAGATATGACCACAATCTCGTCTAGCCCTCTCAAGAATGGTACCTCTGAAACCCCTGAGGAACTTAAAGTCctcgaaaatgaaaataaagtgAGCATGGATTCTGTTAGCTCAATGGAGGATCGCAGACAGGAGACGGTTCCTTTAAATGAGGTGTTTGCTCCCACTGAGAATAATAATGCTACCAATAATGAGAGTTTAGTGAACAGGCTTTTTGGCAGTCCAATGGAAGAAATGGATGCAGATGATGGAGATGAAGTAGGGGATAATGTGCTAATTTCTGGAATTGAAGATCGCTGCTTTGGACTGGACAAGGGTGTTCTGAATAGTGGCACGCAGAAAATAAGTTCGGAGGGATGTTCATTGGTTCAGTTTGGACGTGAGGAAAAATGTATTACTTCCGATGATCCGACTGGATCTAAAACTTCTGTTCTGGAGAATGAAAGTGGTTCAGAAAGTCGTATGCCTTCTTCGAGTCAAGTATTGTCACCTAACGATAACCAAAACAAAGTTGGTGGCAGATCGCAAGAACGCGTATCATATAACTCTTGGAATGGCAAAAAAGCAGTTGATTTTGGGGAGAATGTTACTGAAAGGATGGTGCCAGAAGCTGACAATAGTTTTCCTGCCATTCCATCAGTTAATCAGcaaaattgtgattttgatgAGAATGTAAAAGGGTTTTCTGGCTCTAAAATACAGAATCCATGGCGGCAACAGGTCTTGGAGAGCAATCTTTTATCTGTCCATCAAAAATCCTTATCCCCTGACGCTACTGTGGGGAAGATCTCCTCTGGCACGGTGAGTAATGTTCAACTCCTTTCTGAAAGTTGCTTGGATTCAGCTGTCCATCAGCAGCAGCAGGTCTTTGACAGCAATGTTTTATCTGTCCATCAGAAATCCTTATCCCCTGATGCTAGTGCGGGGAAGATCTCCTCTGGCACAATGAGGAATTTTCAGCCCCCTTCTGAAAGTCGATCAGATCCAGCTGTTTTAAATCATGTTGAGAAGGAGACACCCTCTGGAGGCATTATGCCTGTTACCTCTCCCAACCAACAAGCCTTTGTTTTTAATACGCATGAAGCACGGGGTCCCACATTCAATGAGCCTAAAGAGTACAGAGGTTTTACAGGTCTCTATGCAGGCGACCGGGATCGTGTTGACAAGAGTGGGAATCTCTCTGTGTCTGGTGCAGAGGAGAAACAGAACCAGGGGGAATCAATGAGCTACAATAAGAGTTCATTTGGCTTTGACAATCGATATTCTCTGCAACATGGGGGTCCTGTCACGGGCTTCGAAGCGTGGGCCAATCCTCCTTCCAGAAGGGTTGAAGCAGTGACTTCTGATCATCGTGGGGCTACCTTCTTTGGCAGTGCGGTCGAGGAGTCGAAGCGGAGCAAAGAGTCCGCATTTGGTTTTCTTTCTCCAAGTGTAGGTCATCAGCAGGCAGGTGGCACTGGTTACAATCTGGATATGTTTTATGGAGGTGCAGTGCCTGATAATCGCCGAGCAGATAATGTGGGAACTTTGAGGAACGAGCAGATGACTGGTTTGTATAATCAGCAAGTGCCCAAACCTCGCGAGGAACCCATGGCTCAGTCAATGTGGAGAGTGGAGCAAAATGTAAACATTCTGCCAAATAGCGGTCTGAATTATGTTCCCTCATCAGCGGCACAGCCGCCAGACTGTTTTCCTGCATTCAACATGGTCTCAGATAAG GTACAAAACGAGTTCTATGGAAGTAATCAGAAGCCCGGAAATGCACCAGCAGTCGGAGGAGGGATGAAGTCGAGTGGTGGTGGGGGGTTCATGGAGTACAACTTTTTGTCTGCCCCATCAAGCGGGCAGGGCTCTCATATCTCGTCGTTCAATCAGCAGATGGGCCAGGGCTTCGAATCTAACTGGGTCGAGAAAGAGGCCTTGGGTCTCTTCCCGAAGATGGGTAGTAGCGGTAGCAGCAGTAGCGGGAGTAGGCAACATCAGGTCACTGCCTTGTGCGTTTGGTGCGGCAACCAGTTCAGTCACGATGGGGATTTCGATGTGGGGGATGGCTCGGTGGGCTACATGTGCTTTAACTGCAAGGCCAAATTCGCGGGGCAAATCAATTTCTTCTAG
- the LOC116192098 gene encoding uncharacterized protein LOC116192098 isoform X2, with the protein MASATVDSSATATPTATAADDSRHLRFESLPLIDLRLLSQSELYSLSLLSSPSPSSSSSCQDDVVIPIPKIDRSVFNESAGSRKQTYFRLRLAPRTTSNPPHPPAPISRQKNPEPFEEENSRIISLLKGLFYPHAESEPPLPTTPEDESSLIAVPVRYDESVPETSDSVLQSIPIGVVDLGFCNRKRGRPRKPEASLVNFESLSEGKEVLAFEGDEDENSTEKGKAVEVGDLDLFEDELRRRTEGMRTEEELSGFLRGLSGEWGSRRKKRKIVDARSLGDVLPNGWKLLLSIKNDRDRVWLGCSRYISPDGQQFESSKDVSAHLSSSFGVQDATHETSGPVDESSWSACKMASENSADPTHQMDQKQNGVVCLSAVPISSIPADHLNQSPLPTSGSPGKSWTKETYRCHKCTMSFEEKDNLLLHLLSSHKKSRSARNGATSGDSVIMKDGKYECQLCHKLFEEKNRYSSHFGNHIKDYVKRVEACGETNRVQRRTPRMQEQIGTERVSSAMPINTEANKKSSLGLPHAKIGSDAIPKTQERSDGHPVNIPCTEPVAVSKRDEEHVTEYIEKKEIDSGLPNANVEVVDQGGKINTENNVSKDMTTISSSPLKNGTSETPEELKVLENENKVSMDSVSSMEDRRQETVPLNEVFAPTENNNATNNESLVNRLFGSPMEEMDADDGDEVGDNVLISGIEDRCFGLDKGVLNSGTQKISSEGCSLVQFGREEKCITSDDPTGSKTSVLENESGSESRMPSSSQVLSPNDNQNKVGGRSQERVSYNSWNGKKAVDFGENVTERMVPEADNSFPAIPSVNQQNCDFDENVKGFSGSKIQNPWRQQVLESNLLSVHQKSLSPDATVGKISSGTKSLSPDASAGKISSGTMRNFQPPSESRSDPAVLNHVEKETPSGGIMPVTSPNQQAFVFNTHEARGPTFNEPKEYRGFTGLYAGDRDRVDKSGNLSVSGAEEKQNQGESMSYNKSSFGFDNRYSLQHGGPVTGFEAWANPPSRRVEAVTSDHRGATFFGSAVEESKRSKESAFGFLSPSVGHQQAGGTGYNLDMFYGGAVPDNRRADNVGTLRNEQMTGLYNQQVPKPREEPMAQSMWRVEQNVNILPNSGLNYVPSSAAQPPDCFPAFNMVSDKVQNEFYGSNQKPGNAPAVGGGMKSSGGGGFMEYNFLSAPSSGQGSHISSFNQQMGQGFESNWVEKEALGLFPKMGSSGSSSSGSRQHQVTALCVWCGNQFSHDGDFDVGDGSVGYMCFNCKAKFAGQINFF; encoded by the exons ATGGCCTCCGCCACCGTGGACTCCTCCGCCACCGCCACCCCCACCGCCACCGCCGCTGACGACAGCCGCCACCTCCGGTTCGAGAGCCTCCCACTGATCGACCTCCGCCTCCTCTCCCAGTCCGAGCTCTactccctctccctcctctcctccccctctccctcctcctcctcctcctgccaGGACGATGTCGTCATCCCGATCCCCAAAATCGACCGCTCCGTCTTCAACGAGTCCGCCGGTAGCCGTAAACAGACCTACTTCCGCCTCCGCCTGGCCCCCCGCACCACCTCCAACCCTCCCCATCCCCCAGCCCCCATTTCCCGCCAAAAGAACCCCGAGCCCTTCGAGGAAGAGAACTCCCGCATAATCTCCCTGCTCAAAGGCCTCTTCTACCCTCATGCTGAGTCCGAGCCCCCTCTACCTACCACTCCCGAGGACGAAAGTAGCTTGATCGCTGTTCCTGTTAGGTACGATGAGTCTGTTCCCGAGACCTCCGATTCCGTCCTTCAGAGCATCCCAATCGGGGTCGTAGACCTAGGGTTCTGTAATCGGAAGCGGGGGCGGCCGAGAAAGCCTGAGGCTTCTTTAGTGAACTTCGAGAGTTTGAGCGAGGGGAAGGAAGTCCTCGCATTTGAGGGTGACGAGGATGAAAACTCTACTGAGAAGGGAAAGGCAGTGGAGGTCGGAGACTTGGACCTGTTCGAAGACGAATTGAGGAGGAGGACTGAGGGCATGAGGACGGAGGAGGAGCTCTCGGGATTCTTGAGGGGTCTGAGTGGGGAGTGGGGGagcaggaggaagaagaggaagattgTTGATGCGAGGAGTCTCGGGGACGTGCTGCCTAACGGGTGGAAGCTGTTGCTTAGCATCAAGAATGATCGCGATCGAGTTTGGCTCGGTTGTAGCCGATATATAAG CCCTGATGGACAGCAGTTTGAATCCTCCAAGGATGTGTCTGCACACCTGTCCTCATCCTTTGGAGTTCAAGATGCAACTCATGAAACGTCTGGTCCAGTTGATGAAAGTAGCTGGTCTGCTTGCAAAATGGCTTCTGAAAAT TCTGCAGATCCTACTCACCAGATGGACCAGAAGCAGAATGGGGTTGTCTGTCTTTCAGCAGTTCCCATTTCTTCTATTCCTGCCGATCATCTGAACCAATCACCATTACCTACGAGTGGGAGCCCGGGGAAGTCTTGGACAAAAGAGACTTACAGGTGCCACAAGTGCACGATGAGTTTTGAGGAGAAGGACAATTTGCTACTCCATCTTTTATCATCTCACAAGAAGTCAAGAAGTGCGAGAAATGGTGCAACCAGTGGTGATTCGGTGATCATGAAAGATGGAAAGTATGAGTGCCAGTTGTGCCACAAATTGTTTGAGGAGAAAAATCGTTACAGTAGTCATTTCGGGAACCACATCAAGGACTATGTTAAGAGGGTTGAAGCTTGTGGAGAAACTAATCGTGTGCAAAGGAGAACCCCTAGAATGCAAGAACAGATTGGCACTGAAAGAGTTTCTTCTGCTATGCCCATCAATACTGAAGCTAATAAAAAAAGTTCTCTGGGTCTTCCGCATGCTAAAATCGGGTCAGATGCCATCCCCAAAACACAAGAGAGATCAGATGGTCATCCTGTTAATATTCCTTGCACTGAACCTGTGGCAGTGTCAAAGAGAGATGAGGAACATGTCACTGAATATATTGAGAAGAAAGAAATAGATTCTGGCTTACCGAATGCTAACGTCGAAGTGGTTGATCAGGGCGGTAAAATCAATACTGAAAATAATGTTAGCAAAGATATGACCACAATCTCGTCTAGCCCTCTCAAGAATGGTACCTCTGAAACCCCTGAGGAACTTAAAGTCctcgaaaatgaaaataaagtgAGCATGGATTCTGTTAGCTCAATGGAGGATCGCAGACAGGAGACGGTTCCTTTAAATGAGGTGTTTGCTCCCACTGAGAATAATAATGCTACCAATAATGAGAGTTTAGTGAACAGGCTTTTTGGCAGTCCAATGGAAGAAATGGATGCAGATGATGGAGATGAAGTAGGGGATAATGTGCTAATTTCTGGAATTGAAGATCGCTGCTTTGGACTGGACAAGGGTGTTCTGAATAGTGGCACGCAGAAAATAAGTTCGGAGGGATGTTCATTGGTTCAGTTTGGACGTGAGGAAAAATGTATTACTTCCGATGATCCGACTGGATCTAAAACTTCTGTTCTGGAGAATGAAAGTGGTTCAGAAAGTCGTATGCCTTCTTCGAGTCAAGTATTGTCACCTAACGATAACCAAAACAAAGTTGGTGGCAGATCGCAAGAACGCGTATCATATAACTCTTGGAATGGCAAAAAAGCAGTTGATTTTGGGGAGAATGTTACTGAAAGGATGGTGCCAGAAGCTGACAATAGTTTTCCTGCCATTCCATCAGTTAATCAGcaaaattgtgattttgatgAGAATGTAAAAGGGTTTTCTGGCTCTAAAATACAGAATCCATGGCGGCAACAGGTCTTGGAGAGCAATCTTTTATCTGTCCATCAAAAATCCTTATCCCCTGACGCTACTGTGGGGAAGATCTCCTCTGGCACG AAATCCTTATCCCCTGATGCTAGTGCGGGGAAGATCTCCTCTGGCACAATGAGGAATTTTCAGCCCCCTTCTGAAAGTCGATCAGATCCAGCTGTTTTAAATCATGTTGAGAAGGAGACACCCTCTGGAGGCATTATGCCTGTTACCTCTCCCAACCAACAAGCCTTTGTTTTTAATACGCATGAAGCACGGGGTCCCACATTCAATGAGCCTAAAGAGTACAGAGGTTTTACAGGTCTCTATGCAGGCGACCGGGATCGTGTTGACAAGAGTGGGAATCTCTCTGTGTCTGGTGCAGAGGAGAAACAGAACCAGGGGGAATCAATGAGCTACAATAAGAGTTCATTTGGCTTTGACAATCGATATTCTCTGCAACATGGGGGTCCTGTCACGGGCTTCGAAGCGTGGGCCAATCCTCCTTCCAGAAGGGTTGAAGCAGTGACTTCTGATCATCGTGGGGCTACCTTCTTTGGCAGTGCGGTCGAGGAGTCGAAGCGGAGCAAAGAGTCCGCATTTGGTTTTCTTTCTCCAAGTGTAGGTCATCAGCAGGCAGGTGGCACTGGTTACAATCTGGATATGTTTTATGGAGGTGCAGTGCCTGATAATCGCCGAGCAGATAATGTGGGAACTTTGAGGAACGAGCAGATGACTGGTTTGTATAATCAGCAAGTGCCCAAACCTCGCGAGGAACCCATGGCTCAGTCAATGTGGAGAGTGGAGCAAAATGTAAACATTCTGCCAAATAGCGGTCTGAATTATGTTCCCTCATCAGCGGCACAGCCGCCAGACTGTTTTCCTGCATTCAACATGGTCTCAGATAAG GTACAAAACGAGTTCTATGGAAGTAATCAGAAGCCCGGAAATGCACCAGCAGTCGGAGGAGGGATGAAGTCGAGTGGTGGTGGGGGGTTCATGGAGTACAACTTTTTGTCTGCCCCATCAAGCGGGCAGGGCTCTCATATCTCGTCGTTCAATCAGCAGATGGGCCAGGGCTTCGAATCTAACTGGGTCGAGAAAGAGGCCTTGGGTCTCTTCCCGAAGATGGGTAGTAGCGGTAGCAGCAGTAGCGGGAGTAGGCAACATCAGGTCACTGCCTTGTGCGTTTGGTGCGGCAACCAGTTCAGTCACGATGGGGATTTCGATGTGGGGGATGGCTCGGTGGGCTACATGTGCTTTAACTGCAAGGCCAAATTCGCGGGGCAAATCAATTTCTTCTAG